Proteins encoded by one window of Macaca mulatta isolate MMU2019108-1 chromosome 10, T2T-MMU8v2.0, whole genome shotgun sequence:
- the LOC694508 gene encoding apolipoprotein L2 isoform X2, whose translation MCLVITQTHNCRWDPHSSEQLDHAQSIRGRFLGGGPGARNNEGNALLRVFVLCIWDEADEFRKALNKLAEHVIRKDKNWQDKDQQHRKWFLKEFPHLKRDLQDHIIKLYILADGGEQVHRGTTITNVVSSTADVISDILTLLGLGLAPLTDGVSLVLSETGMGTGIVAAVTGITSSIVEQAKKLSVQRQAGNLDQRDPDVAKVMKELMSENTPNFLSLADNSYQVIQGIGKDIRAIREARANSQLVPSARPLEIIGISAESDEEVERVTEIPALEMSRGNKALGVATGGILLVLDVVSLVYESKHLQEGAKSELAEELKKRAQELEGKLNILTKIQEILQADQEL comes from the exons GAGGAGGCCCTGGAGCCCGCAACAATGAGGGAAACGCTTTGCTGAGAGTCTTTGTCCTCTGCATCTG GGATGAGGCAGATGAGTTCCGTAAAGCTCTGAACAAGCTTGCAGAACACGTGATCAGGAAGGACAAAAACTGGCAAGATAAAGACCAGCAGCACAGAAAGTGGTTTTTGAAAGAGTTTCCTCACTTGAAAAGGGACCTTCAGGATCACATAATAAAGCTCTATATCCTTGCAGACGGGGGCGAGCAGGTCCACAGAGGCACCACCATCACCAACGTGGTGTCCAGCACTGCCGACGTTATCTCTGACATCCTGACCCTCCTCGGCCTGGGTCTGGCACCCCTCACAGATGGAGTCAGCCTTGTGCTCTCAGAAACTGGGATGGGGACAGGAATAGTGGCCGCTGTGACCGGGATTACCAGCAGTATCGTGGAACAAGCAAAGAAGTTGTCAGTACAACGCCAAGCCGGAAACTTAGACCAAAGAGACCCCGATGTAGCGAAAGTGATGAAGGAAttaatgagtgagaacacaccCAACTTTCTTTCCTTAGCTGACAATTCTTACCAAGTCATACAAGGCATTGGGAAGGACATCCGTGCCATCAGAGAAGCCAGAGCCAACTCTCAATTGGTACCATCTGCCAGACCCCTTGAGATCATTGGAATCTCAGCTGAAAGCGATGAAGAGGTGGAGAGAGTTACTGAAATCCCCGCCCTGGAAATGAGCAGAGGAAACAAGGCTCTGGGTGTGGCCACTGGAGGCATCTTGCTTGTGCTGGATGTGGTCAGCCTTGTATACGAGTCAAAGCACTTGCAAGAGGGGGCAAAGTCAGAGTTAGCTGAGGAGCTGAAGAAGCGAGCTCAGGAGCTGGAGGGGAAGCTCAACATTCTCACCAAGATCCAGGAGATTCTGCAGGCGGACCAAGAACTGTGA
- the LOC694508 gene encoding apolipoprotein L2 isoform X3: MLQAAGGGPGARNNEGNALLRVFVLCIWDEADEFRKALNKLAEHVIRKDKNWQDKDQQHRKWFLKEFPHLKRDLQDHIIKLYILADGGEQVHRGTTITNVVSSTADVISDILTLLGLGLAPLTDGVSLVLSETGMGTGIVAAVTGITSSIVEQAKKLSVQRQAGNLDQRDPDVAKVMKELMSENTPNFLSLADNSYQVIQGIGKDIRAIREARANSQLVPSARPLEIIGISAESDEEVERVTEIPALEMSRGNKALGVATGGILLVLDVVSLVYESKHLQEGAKSELAEELKKRAQELEGKLNILTKIQEILQADQEL, translated from the exons GAGGAGGCCCTGGAGCCCGCAACAATGAGGGAAACGCTTTGCTGAGAGTCTTTGTCCTCTGCATCTG GGATGAGGCAGATGAGTTCCGTAAAGCTCTGAACAAGCTTGCAGAACACGTGATCAGGAAGGACAAAAACTGGCAAGATAAAGACCAGCAGCACAGAAAGTGGTTTTTGAAAGAGTTTCCTCACTTGAAAAGGGACCTTCAGGATCACATAATAAAGCTCTATATCCTTGCAGACGGGGGCGAGCAGGTCCACAGAGGCACCACCATCACCAACGTGGTGTCCAGCACTGCCGACGTTATCTCTGACATCCTGACCCTCCTCGGCCTGGGTCTGGCACCCCTCACAGATGGAGTCAGCCTTGTGCTCTCAGAAACTGGGATGGGGACAGGAATAGTGGCCGCTGTGACCGGGATTACCAGCAGTATCGTGGAACAAGCAAAGAAGTTGTCAGTACAACGCCAAGCCGGAAACTTAGACCAAAGAGACCCCGATGTAGCGAAAGTGATGAAGGAAttaatgagtgagaacacaccCAACTTTCTTTCCTTAGCTGACAATTCTTACCAAGTCATACAAGGCATTGGGAAGGACATCCGTGCCATCAGAGAAGCCAGAGCCAACTCTCAATTGGTACCATCTGCCAGACCCCTTGAGATCATTGGAATCTCAGCTGAAAGCGATGAAGAGGTGGAGAGAGTTACTGAAATCCCCGCCCTGGAAATGAGCAGAGGAAACAAGGCTCTGGGTGTGGCCACTGGAGGCATCTTGCTTGTGCTGGATGTGGTCAGCCTTGTATACGAGTCAAAGCACTTGCAAGAGGGGGCAAAGTCAGAGTTAGCTGAGGAGCTGAAGAAGCGAGCTCAGGAGCTGGAGGGGAAGCTCAACATTCTCACCAAGATCCAGGAGATTCTGCAGGCGGACCAAGAACTGTGA
- the LOC694508 gene encoding apolipoprotein L2 isoform X4: MGTLDEADEFRKALNKLAEHVIRKDKNWQDKDQQHRKWFLKEFPHLKRDLQDHIIKLYILADGGEQVHRGTTITNVVSSTADVISDILTLLGLGLAPLTDGVSLVLSETGMGTGIVAAVTGITSSIVEQAKKLSVQRQAGNLDQRDPDVAKVMKELMSENTPNFLSLADNSYQVIQGIGKDIRAIREARANSQLVPSARPLEIIGISAESDEEVERVTEIPALEMSRGNKALGVATGGILLVLDVVSLVYESKHLQEGAKSELAEELKKRAQELEGKLNILTKIQEILQADQEL; encoded by the exons ATGGGAACTTT GGATGAGGCAGATGAGTTCCGTAAAGCTCTGAACAAGCTTGCAGAACACGTGATCAGGAAGGACAAAAACTGGCAAGATAAAGACCAGCAGCACAGAAAGTGGTTTTTGAAAGAGTTTCCTCACTTGAAAAGGGACCTTCAGGATCACATAATAAAGCTCTATATCCTTGCAGACGGGGGCGAGCAGGTCCACAGAGGCACCACCATCACCAACGTGGTGTCCAGCACTGCCGACGTTATCTCTGACATCCTGACCCTCCTCGGCCTGGGTCTGGCACCCCTCACAGATGGAGTCAGCCTTGTGCTCTCAGAAACTGGGATGGGGACAGGAATAGTGGCCGCTGTGACCGGGATTACCAGCAGTATCGTGGAACAAGCAAAGAAGTTGTCAGTACAACGCCAAGCCGGAAACTTAGACCAAAGAGACCCCGATGTAGCGAAAGTGATGAAGGAAttaatgagtgagaacacaccCAACTTTCTTTCCTTAGCTGACAATTCTTACCAAGTCATACAAGGCATTGGGAAGGACATCCGTGCCATCAGAGAAGCCAGAGCCAACTCTCAATTGGTACCATCTGCCAGACCCCTTGAGATCATTGGAATCTCAGCTGAAAGCGATGAAGAGGTGGAGAGAGTTACTGAAATCCCCGCCCTGGAAATGAGCAGAGGAAACAAGGCTCTGGGTGTGGCCACTGGAGGCATCTTGCTTGTGCTGGATGTGGTCAGCCTTGTATACGAGTCAAAGCACTTGCAAGAGGGGGCAAAGTCAGAGTTAGCTGAGGAGCTGAAGAAGCGAGCTCAGGAGCTGGAGGGGAAGCTCAACATTCTCACCAAGATCCAGGAGATTCTGCAGGCGGACCAAGAACTGTGA
- the LOC694508 gene encoding apolipoprotein L2 isoform X1, whose translation MQWLLCTPTLSSNLILSSFQLESSIFIEDAIKYFQDKVSTQSLILLVTNDEAWNEFVATAELTRDEADEFRKALNKLAEHVIRKDKNWQDKDQQHRKWFLKEFPHLKRDLQDHIIKLYILADGGEQVHRGTTITNVVSSTADVISDILTLLGLGLAPLTDGVSLVLSETGMGTGIVAAVTGITSSIVEQAKKLSVQRQAGNLDQRDPDVAKVMKELMSENTPNFLSLADNSYQVIQGIGKDIRAIREARANSQLVPSARPLEIIGISAESDEEVERVTEIPALEMSRGNKALGVATGGILLVLDVVSLVYESKHLQEGAKSELAEELKKRAQELEGKLNILTKIQEILQADQEL comes from the exons ATGCAATGGCTGTTATGCACTCCCACACTTTCCTCCAACCttatcctttcttctttccaactAGAGAGCAGCATCTTTATTGAGGATGCCATTAAATATTTCCAGGACAAAGTGAGCACACAGAGTCTGATACTCCTGGTGACTAATGATGAAGCCTGGAATGAATTCGTGGCTACTGCTGAACTAACCAG GGATGAGGCAGATGAGTTCCGTAAAGCTCTGAACAAGCTTGCAGAACACGTGATCAGGAAGGACAAAAACTGGCAAGATAAAGACCAGCAGCACAGAAAGTGGTTTTTGAAAGAGTTTCCTCACTTGAAAAGGGACCTTCAGGATCACATAATAAAGCTCTATATCCTTGCAGACGGGGGCGAGCAGGTCCACAGAGGCACCACCATCACCAACGTGGTGTCCAGCACTGCCGACGTTATCTCTGACATCCTGACCCTCCTCGGCCTGGGTCTGGCACCCCTCACAGATGGAGTCAGCCTTGTGCTCTCAGAAACTGGGATGGGGACAGGAATAGTGGCCGCTGTGACCGGGATTACCAGCAGTATCGTGGAACAAGCAAAGAAGTTGTCAGTACAACGCCAAGCCGGAAACTTAGACCAAAGAGACCCCGATGTAGCGAAAGTGATGAAGGAAttaatgagtgagaacacaccCAACTTTCTTTCCTTAGCTGACAATTCTTACCAAGTCATACAAGGCATTGGGAAGGACATCCGTGCCATCAGAGAAGCCAGAGCCAACTCTCAATTGGTACCATCTGCCAGACCCCTTGAGATCATTGGAATCTCAGCTGAAAGCGATGAAGAGGTGGAGAGAGTTACTGAAATCCCCGCCCTGGAAATGAGCAGAGGAAACAAGGCTCTGGGTGTGGCCACTGGAGGCATCTTGCTTGTGCTGGATGTGGTCAGCCTTGTATACGAGTCAAAGCACTTGCAAGAGGGGGCAAAGTCAGAGTTAGCTGAGGAGCTGAAGAAGCGAGCTCAGGAGCTGGAGGGGAAGCTCAACATTCTCACCAAGATCCAGGAGATTCTGCAGGCGGACCAAGAACTGTGA